In Drosophila willistoni isolate 14030-0811.24 chromosome XR unlocalized genomic scaffold, UCI_dwil_1.1 Seg144, whole genome shotgun sequence, one DNA window encodes the following:
- the LOC6638606 gene encoding uncharacterized protein LOC6638606, with the protein MKGITLFLVALGCLVATSSSAQLAPIKSVQQAAAAPAAPNFALELVAIIRSIPRKQIQHLVQAYLLNDEEFQAVVRDINSMSGYRLQQQVLRQPELRQLFIWLNQQLILAGSSIKIFEDLELEIKVFNKYPYWSQMVGGINGFENDFNFIYPLEAIRSQIEQSAQRSPLVAELWRRVVALKPLYERLLATPQAKVLVNQLQSRGVNVSAVDSFIRYQFGWSNATLPSYDYTEYLNY; encoded by the coding sequence ATGAAGGGCATCACATTGTTCTTAGTTGCTCTTGGCTGCCTAGTGGCTACTTCTAGTTCGGCGCAATTGGCTCCCATAAAATCAGTACAACAAGCAGCCGCAGCACCTGCTGCACCCAATTTTGCTTTGGAATTAGTTGCAATCATCAGGAGTATACCAAGGAAACAGATTCAACATCTTGTCCAGGCCTATCTGCTCAACGATGAAGAATTCCAGGCTGTCGTTAGGGATATCAATTCAATGTCAGGATATCGTTTGCAGCAACAGGTATTACGTCAACCGGAATTGCGTCAATTGTTCATTTGGTTAAATCAACAATTGATCTTGGCCGGCAGCTCAATCAAAATCTTTGAagatttggaattggaaatcaAAGTATTCAACAAATATCCATATTGGTCACAGATGGTGGGCGGTATTAATGGATTTGAGaatgatttcaattttatttaccCACTGGAAGCGATACGCTCACAGATAGAGCAAAGCGCCCAAAGGAGTCCTCTAGTCGCTGAATTATGGCGTCGTGTTGTGGCTCTTAAGCCGCTCTATGAACGTTTGTTAGCCACACCACAGGCCAAAGTACTTGTCAATCAATTGCAAAGTCGCGGTGTTAATGTATCTGCTGTCGATTCGTTTATACGTTATCAATTTGGCTGGTCAAATGCCACATTGCCCAGTTATGATTATACTGAATATCTGAACTATTAG
- the LOC6638605 gene encoding glycoprotein-N-acetylgalactosamine 3-beta-galactosyltransferase 1 — MYRNALCLVLGLIIGIRLTDIFVYMRLTSENDMLYIETPAATPQVMPTESVNIHNDEHNDLASLLYNETRVFCMVLTMPKSHATKAAGVKRTWGKRCNKLIFLSSEDDAELGAVNLHVKEKRGNLYAKVRAGFAYVHEHYGEDYDWYLKADDDTFVIMENLRWFLYPFDPDALVFFGHRFRSNFPQGYMSGGAGYVLSRGALQQLNHIGFKNSIYCPSSKLSEDRHLGLCLSLVGVVAGDSRDEKGRERFLPMAPKHLLPHTPQGTWLDRYYFFRPQSSDITSDTGISFHYVTAMEMHLFEYFMYQLNISGLPLIQKKLPPRLTIQEMQEKLNFWAKLRTNNNLQLVHEQSTSVN; from the exons ATGTATCGAAATGCTTTGTGCCTGGTTTTGGGCCTGATTATAGGCATACGTTTAACGGATATCTTTGTCTATATGCGTCTAACAAGCGAAAATGATATGCTATATATAGAGACACCTGCCGCCACGCCCCAAGTGATGCCAACTGAATCCGTAAACATCCATAACGATGAACACAATGACTTGGCTTCTCTGCTGTATAATGAAACGCGAGTGTTTTGCATGGTCTTGACCATGCCCAAATCGCATGCAACCAAAGCGGCTGGGGTTAAACGAACTTGGGGCAAACGTTGCAACAAACTCATTTTCCTTAGCAGTGAAGATGATGCCGAATTGGGGGCAGTCAATCTGCATGTTAAGGAGAAACGTGGAAATCTTTATGCCAAAGTGCGAGCGGGTTTTGCATATGTTCATGAGCATTATGGTGAGGATTACGATTGGTATCTGAAGGCCGATGATGATAC TTTTGTTATTATGGAGAATTTGCGATGGTTTCTATATCCCTTCGATCCAGATGCTCTTGTCTTCTTTGGCCATCGGTTTCGTTCCAATTTCCCTCAGGGTTATATGTCCGGTGGGGCCGGTTACGTCTTGAGTCGAGGAGCTTTGCAACAGCTAAATCACATTGGTTTCAAAAATTCCATATACTGTCCCTCAAGTAAATTATCGGAGGATAGACATTTGGGTTTATGTCTTAGTCTTGTGGGCGTAGTGGCTGGCGATTCGCGGGATGAGAAGGGTCGTGAGCGTTTCCTACCCATGGCCCCAAAGCATTTACTGCCACATACACCGCAGGGCACATGGTTGGACAGATATTATTTCTTTAGACCCCAA TCGAGCGATATTACATCGGATACTGGCATTAGTTTTCACTATGTCACTGCAATGGAGATGCATCTGTTCGAGTATTTCATGTATCAACTAAATATCTCCGGCCTGCCCTTAATACAGAAAAAGCTGCCACCTCGTTTGACCATTCAAGAAATGcaagaaaaactaaactttTGGGCCAAGCTGCGTACAAATAATAATCTTCAATTAGTCCATGAACAAAGCACAAGTGTTAACTAA